The nucleotide sequence NNNNNNNNNNNNNNNNNNNNNNNNNNNNNNNNNNNNNNNNNNNNNNNNNNNNNNNNNNNNNNNNNNNNNNNNNNNNNNNNNNNNNNNNNNNNNNNNNNNNNNNNNNNNNNNNNNNNNNNNNNNNNNNNNNNNNNNNNNNNNNNNNNNNNNNNNNNNNNNNNNNNNNNNNNNNNNNNNNNNNNNNNNNNNNNNNNNNNNNNNNNNNNNNNNNNNNNNNNNNNNNNNNNNNNNNNNNNNNNNNNNNNNNNNNNNNNNNNNNNNNNNNNNNNNNNNNNNNNNNNNNNNNNNNNNNNNNNNNNNNNNNNNNNNNNNNNNNNNNNNNNNNNNNNNNNNNNNNNNNNNNNNNNGCCAGGGTGAGAAGAGGTCTTAGGCTATGTTGGAGGACTCTTGAACTCAGTCTCTGGTCCGGTGGCTCCTACTTCTCCCAAAGCCCTCGCTTGTCCCCACTCTCAGAATTACTGTGTGCTGGCCAAGCTGCGGGATTTCGTGgcctctcctcagtgctggaaaaTGGCTGAAGTGGACACTCTGAAGGACAAAGTGCGGAAACTGTATACCATCATGAACTCCTTCTGCAGGCGGGTGTGTGAGGCACTCAAGAGCCCTTTTCTCCTATGGACATcacagggaggagggctgggaagaGGTTGGGAGTGGGCCTGAGGGAGGGACTTCCGGTCCCAGCGGACTTTCTGCAACAGTTGTCACCCCTGTTAGGTGAGCAGGATCCAGAAAGGGACCCCTCACCTCCCAAGGCCACAAATGGAGGCAGTGCAGGCTACTCACTCCTAGGCCATTCCATAGACACTGCAGGCAGAGTAAAAGAGCCACAGGACCCTTCGTGAAGGAGGAGAGTCTAGGTGGGAGTGAATGCCATCCGAGGAGCTggtgctgggaaggaagggaacagaAAGCTAGCACCGTGGTCCCACAAACACAGCCAGCCAGATAGCTATGTCCTCATGTCCACCTTCCCTGACACTTCTTCACAACTGCCGAGTGAGGGACTTAGTGGCCATCTGGTGACATCAGGGTAAAGGTCCTAATAATTATACCCTTACAGTGTGACCACTCTGTACTGTCTCTCCCTAAGATGCCTAGCAAGGTGACTAAATGTACAATTCTAAATTCcaagttcctttaaaaaatgctagtgtgtgtgtgtgtgtgtgggggtgggtgggtagatgggtgggtggggggtgagagagagacaaagacagagacagagacagggagagagagagagagaatatgaatgtgTGGTACATGCACACAACAGGATGCCAGAAGGAGACATCAAGCATCAAGTGTCTTGCTGGGAAACGTAAGCCCCAAATATCCTTCTACTCTGCTCCCCACAGTGCTGGTattacatgtgcacagacatgcacagcctcttacatgggtgctgagatttgaactcgggtcattATGCTTGTGCAGGAAATGATTTTACCTTCTGAGCTTTACCtcagactcgtgtgtgtgtgagtgcgtgggGAGAAGATGTGGGGGGCACATGTATGTACGCATGGAGGCACCTGCCTGACTCAGAGTAAAGCCCTCCCCTCCAGAGTCTTTAGCTTGCTGACAGTTCGTCCTAGTTCCTAAACTCCTTTGGTTTGTGGTGGGAAAGGAAGATGAAATTAGCAGAGTTTCTTCTGGCATGTGGCGTGCACTGGCTGGAGTAGCTGGAGGTGGGAGCTAGCGGTATTCTGCAATAGCTGCACCCATTCAGTCTGccaaccactcagccatctgTCCATCTGGTCGACCAAAGCCTGAGTAAATACCAATGTGAACGTGAAGAAAGAAGACACTAGCCCTCCTTGGGGACGGAGGTGTATTTCTATACACCGCAATGCTCGGATCATCTTGGAGGGTGACAGGAGCCCTAGTACTGCTCATGGGCCCCAGAGACACCCACAGCAGCACACCTGCTCACTCCTGGCTTGTCTTTTCCAGGACTTGGtgttcctctcagatgactgcaATGCTTTAGAATACCCGATCCCTGAGAGCACGGCTCCTCCAGGCTGGCAGAGCTAAGAAAGCAGGTGGGCCAGAAGAATGACCCAGAGGCCTGAAGCTGGGCCAGCTGCCCAAAGTGGATTCTCAGCACGCCAGGCCTCCCTTTAGTGGAGCCGTTAGACCTGCcatgtctctctgccttctggaaCACCAGTTAGGATTATACAGCCTCTGCTTTGTGCACAGGTTGGAAGTCAGCTTATAAGTGTCTCACGGGGCATAAGAGACACAAACAGTAAAGtacacactggcttctctttgggGAGCAAGCGGCTTGAGAGCAGCAAAACCCTGAGTCTTTGTGGGTGCTTTAATGAAATCATGGGACTATTCTTTCTGGTCATCGCTAAACCCAAAGAGGCTTCAACTTTATGCTTCCTTCCCACacaagctttctttcctttctctcatgttAAGGCATTTTTACTGCTTCTGCAATGTATTTACAAGGCTTTTATGCAGTGTGAAGGAGCCACCCTTTCACTGAAGGGTtatgaaaaccaaataaatctttACTACGAGAAGAAGGAGTGCTGTTGTGTTACCCCAAGGTGGTCTCAGAGGGTTTTCCCCCACCTTTTTCTCAGAGCACCTGTTATTCCCATGATGCAACTGTGATTCCTTTCCATCAAGCCCATGTATGAAGGGGTCACACTGGGCTTCCCAGGGGAGAAATTTCCAAACAGTGTGTCCTCTCCATGGGTGAGCTCCTGACTTTTTATTCCCACTAATCGCTTTGGGCTAAGTCTTGGTGTTTCTGGATAAAGTCAGCAATGGACCGACACACTGAGAGACCGGAAAATTCCCCAGGGTGGTGAAGGCTGGGTAGCACACGAAGACCTGAGCAGAGTGGAAAGGAATACGGGTAGCGAAGCAGCCACTCTCAACATCCTGCCAGCAATGGAGCTCCTGGCTTCTTCAGCCGTGGCTTGAGTCTTCCACCACTGCCTCTACTCACTCTCAGGCCTTTTGACTAAGCCTAGAACTCCCATCAACCCTGTTTTCCAGGCCTAAAAGCACATTGTCAGCTCTTCTGAGTGTGTAGCTTGCAGGTGTCCGATTGTGGGACTCCTTAGCCTTTGTAATTCCATGGGCCAGtcttcattcacacacacacacacacacacacacacacacacacacacacacacacacacacacacaccatggcctTTGCTTCTCTAGAGAAGCCTTAAGGATGCACTGAACCTGGGtttgcatctccagcaccaaaCTTGACTACTAATCAAGCTCACCTCTTGCCTGAACCCCTGCAGTTGCCCCCTAAGTGGGCCTCAGGCTCGAATCTCTTCCCCTTACAATCAACTCTCGCCCAGCAGCCAGAACAGTCTCTGTAAAGTATGAATTAAcggtcaagatggctcagccagtaaaggtgcttgctgctaagcctgataaCCGGAGTTCAAGAAAAACCAACCtttggaagttgtcctctgacctccacacatgtaccgtggcatccacatgcacacacacacacacacacacacacatacacacaattttttaatgtaataaaaattataagtatCGATTAGATCATGCCTGTCCTCTATTGAAAACTCTACAGCTTCCCATTTTGAGTGAAGTTTGAGCTTCTCACCTTGGCCTTCAGGCCCTCATTGCTCACTAGCGTGGCTGTTCTGTATAAAGTGCCCATGGCTTTTCAGCAGCAGGTGAGAAATCCATTGGCTGTTTGTatgtcatttttacttcctgCAAGGTGGCAGGGACCATGGATTCTCGTTTCATGGCTATTTCCCCACCACCTAGCACCACGCCTGGAGGACCAGAAAGGTCAGAAACTAGGTTTGAAATGACTGACACTTACTGTAAAATGGAGACAAGCCACTAGTTAAAGCCTTGAGATTTCCAGTCGGCCCCACCACGCCCTCCTCCTGGTACACATGGTATTTGTACCATGAAGGAGGTAATTCAGAGGTCTTCTTTGTGTGTGGCCAGAAACTGTTCCTTACTGCTGATTTGGTCAACGCTGACATGTTGTATACTCACACATGcaatgcgcatgcacacatacacacaagcacatgcacacattggGAAGGAATTCATCTCAGCACTCTCTGCTCTTTCGTAAGACATGGCCGCGTGGATCACCGCCAGCAGCTGAGCCCTGAGCAGAGCCTGATCTTCCTTCCCAGGTACAGTCGAGTGTTTTATCATCAGCACGGGCCTCCTTGCAGCACTCGGCTGAGCGGGACACGTAATTCACACCCGGGGGCAGCTAAACCGGGTGAGGATTATTAGACAGAAATCCCACAGCTTGAGTTAAGTCTGTAGAAAAATGCTGAGTGTGTGAAAGCACAACCTTGTTTGCAGAAATGGTTAGGTCTATAGTGTCAGATCAAGAGctccagaaacagagagagggactATCCTGACATCCATCAATTGttagaggagaaggaaaaaatagaaaagccgGGCTCAGGGATGAGGAAATGCCTGAATCAGCAGTAATAACTTAAATTTATTCTCCTCCATGGTGAGTTGGCCTGGGAATTATTGGGCATTGCAGACACAATTCTAGAATGCTTATAGTTGAGCTCCTAAAATGTAtccctatttattttttgaggatgtttttatttttctggctgtGGAGTAAGGTCAAAGGAATGTTCTCTGGGGAAGTAGTGTTTTGGCTCTTTGACCTCTGCTGCAGCTGTAAAGCCCCAACCCAGGGCAGAATAGTCTCAAGACAGATGACAGGGTCAGGTGGTGTCACTGTGACAGCAATGGAATCTTTCCCGATGGCCTGAGCAGAAcagatatgatgatgatgatgagttttgtcaacctgacacaagctggaATTATCTGGACGAGAGTCTCAATGGCAGACTGTCAAAACCACCATCACTGCAGGAGGAATGAATGTCGGGGGCTGTCTTAATTCTTTCGATTGGTGTGGAGAGGCAGGCAAGCAGTAGGTGACACCACACCCTGTCAGGTCCTAGATTACGTAAGAgtggagaaagctagctgagcaccaCCAGGcatgcattcatctctctgctcttaGATATGATGTGACCAGCTCCCTCAAGTTCAGGCCTCGACTTCCCATAAGGACGGACTGCAACCTGGAACTGTGAATCAAATAGACCTTTCCTCCCCTACGCTGCTATTGCTCTGGGTGTtgagcacagcaacagaaatggcACTAGGACAACAAAGGTCCAGAAGTTTGGAGTCATACCACTCGGGCCCAGGAGGCACTGAAGCTGCAACTTCCATCACTCATTCATGTGCAGGTCTGCTTGTGTTCCTGATGACCACACTTCCACGTGAAGGACTCCAGCTTAGCCAGGCTCCTACAAAGTTTCAAATTTAGCTATGGTTTCTATCGTCAGGGTAActatcatgaccaaagcaacttgggggaggaatgGGCTTATTTCGTTTCACACTTCCatgttacagtccatcatcagaAGAGGTCAGGACCAAGAACTGATTcaaaagccatggaggagtgctgcttactggcttgctcctcgtggcttgctcatcATGCTTCCTTATAGCATCCAGGGCTACCTGTTCAGGGGTGACACCACGCTTGGtaagctgggtcctcccacatcaatcatcaatcaagaaaatgacctacaAACTTGCCTACGGGCAATCTGATAAAGACATCTTCTCAATTAAGAATTTCTCTTCCAAAATGAGTCTAGGTTGTGTCGAGTTGCCATAAAACTAACCAACCCAACTGGTGTCTTAGTAAgggtaaaaacaaaaagcaaaaacaaaacaaaacataaaaccacaGAGCTGGGCAGATCCCAGAGACATCCCACAGAAATGAGCCAAAGTGCTGCAAGCGTATTCAAGCAGGTCCAGTGGGGATGACAGCAAGCTGCATGAGTGGTTCCTGGATGTGGACTATGCGTGAAGAGAACTAACGTTCCCTCTCTGCCTTACACCACGCACCAAAGGAGACTGGAGATGGTGGTGAGCAAGCGATAGCTTCTGGTGTTTAGACCGCCAGGTGGAATGTCTTGGGCCATCAGGATCAGCAGACTGTTTGCCTGGCTCAGTTCTGTGCATAAAGAAGTTCCCAAGAAGGTGTCTGCTTATGAAAAACACTGCTAATACTTGGTAAATATCAATAAACACAGGGGCCAGTAAGATGACTCCACATGTAAGTACACCTGTCACACAAGCCAGATGAcctacctgagttcagtccctggaagcCACATAAAAAGTGGAAGAAATGAACTGATacctgaaggttgtcctctgacctctacatgtaggCTGTGGGaagtgctgtgcacacacacacacacacacacacacacacacacacatgcacacagatacatacacatgtgcgcacacacacaaacaattaacttatataaatatttattagacagagtctctctgtgtagccctgactggcctggaactcattatgtagacaaagcattgaactcacagagttcttctTACTggatgctagaattaaaggcatatgccaccatgcctgttgtcagaggctgcttgtttgttcccggccactcagacccaaaataatcaacaaaaactATAATGtttacaatactgtttagccaatagcctaagcatatttttagctagctcttatattttaaactaacccatctccattaatctgtgcatcaccacaagattgtggcctaccggcaacgTTTTGGCAGGCTCTGGTGGGTACATCT is from Microtus ochrogaster isolate Prairie Vole_2 unplaced genomic scaffold, MicOch1.0 UNK5, whole genome shotgun sequence and encodes:
- the Cytl1 gene encoding cytokine-like protein 1, whose product is MEPRTLSLLLPLLLVMVWPLAVQPAPPTCYSRMLTLSREIMADFQSLHVSEPEDSCVRYLPRLYLDIHNYCVLAKLRDFVASPQCWKMAEVDTLKDKVRKLYTIMNSFCRRDLVFLSDDCNALEYPIPESTAPPGWQS